The Irregularibacter muris genome segment TCTCCACTAAACAAACTCTATTCCATTCATCTTTGATTTCTTGTAATCCCTCTTTTATAAAATCAGGTGAATATTTTTCAACTAAACATTCAAGAGCATATTGTCTTTCATGATCATCTGTAAGAATTCTTGCTCTTCCAAATGCAGATACACTTCTAAAATGAGTTGTAAATGTTTGTTGAATTACTTCATCTTTTTCTATTACACAAAAAGTTACTTTATCATTTCTTTTAATACTATCTATTTTATGCCCTTCTTTTGCACAATGAAAAAATATCTTTCCATCTTTATATGCATAGCTAATTGGTACAGTATAAGGGTATCCATTATCTCCATTTACTCCCAATACTCCCGATGTACATGTGTTAAGTATTTCTTCTATTTTATCTTTAGATAATAATTGCTTCTTTCTTCTCATCTCTCTAAACATATTGTAAACACCTCCTAGACTAATCATACTAAGTTTATTCCTTCTATGCAATAAGTCGACTATGCCTACCCTTTTTCACTTTCTTAAATGGCTTCATTTCATTTTTTATTCCTCCTATAACTAAAATATAAGGAAGAAATCCTATTGAAGTCAAAAAACAGCTAGCCCCTTTTGGGATTAACTGTTCTTATGCATTTAGTTATTCTGATGCTACAGAATTGAAGGGTCTTCCAGGCAGTCAACGAGAAAGGTTTGGTGTGAACAGATAACAGGGTCAGGCCCTTGTATTATCTGCTGAATTGGGGAATTATTCAGGTCTGCCCTCTTTCTTTTCATTTATCTATGCGATTAAAGAACTCTTTGTTATATAAGAAGGCAGGCGACTTGGGTTTGTAGGTTCCAGCTAAATCATTATAATAGATTGCTTTTTCTATATTTCCCAATCTATAATAGGAGAGACAACATTGGAGAGCGGGAATATATCCATAATAATCATGATATATAAATCCATTATTTTCTATAAGGTTTTTTTTCTTAATCGCCATTTCATACCAGAAAACAGCAGATTCATAATTGGATCGTTCAAAATAGATCTGGCCTATTTCACAACAAATATCTGCTCTAGGCACGTGGTATTCAAAGCTTCTAAATAGGATTCTCAATTGATTGATAGAATCTCCCATCTTAGCGTAACATAGAGATAGGAGCTTGCATGCTTGAATACAGTCTTCTTGCCAACCCTTATTAGAATCTAAAAATTCAAGAAAATATTTTATTGCTTTTCCATATAATTGATTATAATATAATTCTCTAGCATAATAATAGCTACCCCTTGGACTTAAAGTTTGATTTTTTGCCAGGATATTCTCATATATATTTAAATTTCTTTTGTCATTTTTCTTTCTAACTTTTTCCCCATGCACAATCGCGATATCGAGATAATATATATCTCCTCCCGGATTTATAACCTCATGCACTGGTTCTACCCATTTAAAGTCCATACTCCTTCTAAATATACGTTCTCGATAATAGGATAAAGTTACGTTGCCCTGGTCGTCAAAGCCCACATTGTATTTCATAAATATTTGATCATATATAGGCTCGGTATTTTCCTTAAAGTTTTTTAATTTTATTCGATCTTCTTCTAAGATAAAGTCATCTGCATCCAACCACATGAGATATTCTTTCGTCCCTTTAGAAAAGGAAAAATTTCTGGCAGCAGAAAAATCATCTATCCATTTAAAATCATATATTTTATCGGTATAAAGCTTGGCTATTTCCTTTGTACGGTCTATTGAACCTGTATCCACAATGATAATTTCATCTACAATATCGTATATGGAATCTAGGCATCTTTTTAAAACCGATTCTTCATCCCTTACAATCATACATAGGCTAATTTCTATCATAAGATAACTCCTTTCTTAACATCTATATAATTTTATTCTATGCTTATGATAGAGAAGATGATTTAGGAATGATGAGTTAGAATATTTTTGTTTTCAAAGCTTTTTGATACATGAATCCTGTAAGGATGATTATTACCAATGCCACACTCCAGATAGTAAGTAAAAAAGGAGTATTCACAAACCAAACCAATAACACCGGTAGGGCAATTGCAATCATTCCAACAGTACCAGAAATAATCACAGACATACTTTGCTTTACAACAGCCATTTCTGTATCCCATTCAAAGTTTGGAAACCGGCAGTTAAAATAGATCCCTTGAACGGCTGTAAACATAGAGTAGATCATGGGCAGCAGTATAATTGTTACCATTTGTATCGGCGTAAGTGAGAACTTAAACAAAAAAGTTATCATTGCAAATAAATACCCAATACTGTGCAAAGTCATGGTTAGGGCAATTTTACTGTTTAAAATAACCCTCGTTGACACGGGCTTACTTTGTAGTATCCACATATTCTTTCCCTCTAAAGATATGGATGAAGATGATGGAGAACTTAGGGTGATAAAGGCTGAGATAATAAGAGGGGCATAAAGTACCAAAAATTCATTTAGATTAGAGAAGCCTATTTGTTTTTGTATCATTGAAATAGGTGCAAATAAAAGGAGTATACTAAGAGCACATAATACAACAACCCCTAGTCCTGCATTAAGAAGTAAGACATGGGAAGCTAAAAAGCTGCCAAGCTCTTTGCGATAAAGTGCGGAAAACTTCGAATGCTTTTTTATCACCTTTTTACGGTCAGGAGAACTTTTCCCCGTTACAACAACGAATGTATGGAGTGTCACGTAATGGGGAGCGATTAATCTTACAAAAGTCCAAAATACTACAAGAGATAATAGAATAAAAAGGGCAATTTGAATAAAGGAGAGAGGGTTTTCAATGAAGAACATCTTTGACATAGGATATAATCCGCTCAGTTGTTTAGTCAACGCTACTCCTATATTGCCATTTCCGCCGCTTAGCTGACTTGCCATAGCCATATACCCTACCGTACCTATGAGGACAAAAGAAAATGCCGTTGAAAGAATATTTTTATTATGAAATTTTGACGAAAGCACTACAATCCCTATCCCTAAAATAGCTGAAATATACATGGGGATCAGTGGTACAAAAATCACAGACAAAAAATATAACAAAGTAAGCAGTAAATTAGGTCCCATACGGAATGCCCATATTATTCCTGTGGGGATCATAAATAAGATACAGAACAATAAATTAAGCAGATACATAAATCCAAACTTGCTGATAATGATTTCCCTTGGCTTGATGGGTAATGCAAGAAGATGTTCAAAATCTTTTGCGCCAAATAAAATTCCATTAGAACGCAATAAAGTAAAAAATAAAATAGAAAAACTTGATATTGCCACCATATAAGCAGGAATCATATTCCCTTGACCAAGCTGAATCAAGAAATTTGCAGTGATAAAATTGTATGCTCCAAGGAGAATGCCTACAATAGCAATTCCCATTCCAAGAATGATAAAGCTTTTCTTTTTCTTACTATCTGGATTCAAAATTTCATTGATGGAAAAATAATTATATAATGAAATGCCAAGAAGCAACCATGCTCTATTCATCTGCCTGCACCTCCATAAATATACTTTCTAATGATTGATTTCCTTTGACCTCTTCTGTCCACCCGCTGCTTACTAATTGCCCCTGCTTTATAATTGCAATCTTGTTACACAGTTTTTCTGCAACATCTAATACATGGGTAGAGAAAAAGATGGCACCACCATTGGTCACAAGTTCGTTCATCACTTGCTTTAAAGTAAATGTAGCCTTTGGGTCTAAACCTACAAATGGTTCATCCAATATGAGTAGTTTCGGTTGATGAACCAAAGCGGCAATAATCGCAGTACGTTGTTTCATTCCATGAGAGTAAGAAGAGATTACT includes the following:
- a CDS encoding pyridoxamine 5'-phosphate oxidase family protein, which encodes MFREMRRKKQLLSKDKIEEILNTCTSGVLGVNGDNGYPYTVPISYAYKDGKIFFHCAKEGHKIDSIKRNDKVTFCVIEKDEVIQQTFTTHFRSVSAFGRARILTDDHERQYALECLVEKYSPDFIKEGLQEIKDEWNRVCLVEINIEHMTGKAAIEVLK
- a CDS encoding tetratricopeptide repeat-containing glycosyltransferase family 2 protein, which gives rise to MIEISLCMIVRDEESVLKRCLDSIYDIVDEIIIVDTGSIDRTKEIAKLYTDKIYDFKWIDDFSAARNFSFSKGTKEYLMWLDADDFILEEDRIKLKNFKENTEPIYDQIFMKYNVGFDDQGNVTLSYYRERIFRRSMDFKWVEPVHEVINPGGDIYYLDIAIVHGEKVRKKNDKRNLNIYENILAKNQTLSPRGSYYYARELYYNQLYGKAIKYFLEFLDSNKGWQEDCIQACKLLSLCYAKMGDSINQLRILFRSFEYHVPRADICCEIGQIYFERSNYESAVFWYEMAIKKKNLIENNGFIYHDYYGYIPALQCCLSYYRLGNIEKAIYYNDLAGTYKPKSPAFLYNKEFFNRIDK